A window of the Sphingobium sp. CAP-1 genome harbors these coding sequences:
- a CDS encoding cytochrome c1, whose product MVRIGAFLVGLFFAGWLFISFLVGAYSYVTEPPAATVEHEFHRDPKHVSFSFDGPFGSYDKQQLQRGFQVFKEVCSACHSLKFVAFRDLEALGYNEAEVKAIAKQWAIKTPSVDPATGEPATREPVPADHFPKPFANNVAAAAANNNAIPPDLSLMTKARHHGSAYVYSLLTGFQEQPAELLKEFPDAKTPEGLHYNPYFANLNLAMAPPLTADGQVTYGDGTKPTVDQMAQDVAAFLTWTAEPKLENRHTAGMATIIFLLIATALAYMSYQNIWADKKKAA is encoded by the coding sequence ATGGTTCGCATCGGCGCATTTCTCGTCGGCCTCTTCTTTGCCGGCTGGCTGTTCATCTCCTTCCTCGTGGGCGCCTATTCCTACGTGACGGAGCCGCCGGCGGCGACGGTGGAACATGAGTTCCACCGCGACCCCAAACATGTGTCCTTCTCGTTCGACGGACCCTTTGGCAGCTATGACAAGCAGCAGCTCCAGCGCGGCTTCCAGGTGTTCAAGGAAGTCTGCTCGGCCTGCCACAGCCTCAAGTTCGTGGCCTTCCGCGACCTTGAAGCGCTGGGCTATAACGAAGCCGAAGTGAAGGCGATCGCCAAGCAGTGGGCGATCAAGACCCCGTCGGTCGATCCGGCCACGGGTGAGCCTGCCACCCGCGAGCCGGTTCCCGCCGATCATTTCCCCAAGCCCTTCGCGAACAATGTCGCGGCGGCGGCGGCGAACAATAATGCGATCCCGCCGGATCTGTCGCTGATGACCAAGGCCCGCCACCATGGCAGCGCCTATGTCTATTCGCTGCTGACGGGCTTCCAGGAACAGCCGGCTGAATTGCTCAAGGAGTTCCCGGACGCCAAGACGCCGGAGGGGCTGCACTACAACCCCTATTTCGCCAACCTCAATCTGGCGATGGCGCCGCCGCTGACGGCCGATGGTCAGGTGACTTATGGCGACGGCACCAAGCCGACGGTCGACCAGATGGCGCAGGATGTCGCGGCCTTCCTGACCTGGACCGCCGAGCCGAAGCTGGAGAATCGTCATACGGCGGGGATGGCGACGATCATCTTCCTGCTGATCGCCACGGCGCTGGCCTATATGTCCTATCAGAATATCTGGGCGGACAAGAAAAAGGCGGCCTGA
- a CDS encoding adenine phosphoribosyltransferase, whose product MTSDLTDLIRTIPDFPKPGIQFRDITTLLADGEGLRDLTARLADIARPLDPDLIVGIEARGFILGAALALSLGKGFVPVRKKGKLPGKTVGIDYCLEYGSDRLEMHEGQVPQGARVVLVDDLIATGGTANAAAQLLREQGASVLMALFAIDLPDLGGMAALAADGVTARAIMTFDGH is encoded by the coding sequence ATGACCAGCGACCTGACCGATCTCATTCGCACCATCCCCGACTTTCCGAAGCCGGGCATCCAGTTTCGCGACATCACCACGCTGCTGGCCGATGGCGAGGGGCTGCGCGACCTGACCGCCCGGCTGGCCGACATCGCGCGGCCGCTCGACCCGGACCTGATCGTCGGGATCGAGGCGCGCGGTTTCATCCTGGGCGCGGCGCTCGCCCTGTCGCTGGGCAAGGGCTTCGTGCCGGTGCGCAAGAAGGGCAAGCTGCCCGGCAAGACGGTCGGCATCGACTATTGCCTTGAATATGGCAGCGACCGGCTGGAGATGCATGAAGGACAGGTGCCGCAGGGCGCGCGCGTGGTGCTGGTCGACGATTTGATCGCCACCGGCGGCACCGCGAACGCCGCCGCGCAATTGTTGCGCGAGCAGGGGGCAAGCGTGCTGATGGCGCTGTTCGCGATCGACCTGCCCGATCTGGGCGGCATGGCTGCGCTGGCGGCCGATGGCGTCACGGCGCGGGCGATCATGACCTTCGATGGCCATTGA
- a CDS encoding shikimate kinase, with product MAIEGAPTLTFLYGPAAAGKLTVARIVAARTGHSLFHNHLIVDAVAALFPFASPAFVRLRERFWIDAMLAAIGAGQSLIFTFAPEPSVAPDFPQRLRAQVEAAGGRVKFVALTVAPDVQDARIADPGRAAFGKLRDVALLRAIRTECDRCMTAMPVPMLSLDTGLFTPDQAAERIVALL from the coding sequence ATGGCCATTGAGGGCGCGCCGACCCTGACCTTTCTCTATGGTCCTGCGGCGGCGGGCAAGCTGACCGTCGCCCGGATCGTTGCGGCGCGCACCGGCCATAGCCTGTTCCACAACCATCTGATCGTCGATGCGGTGGCGGCACTCTTTCCCTTCGCCTCGCCGGCATTCGTGCGGTTGCGTGAGCGTTTCTGGATCGACGCGATGCTGGCGGCGATTGGCGCGGGGCAGTCGCTGATTTTCACCTTCGCCCCTGAACCGAGCGTCGCACCCGATTTTCCGCAGCGCTTGCGGGCGCAGGTCGAGGCTGCGGGTGGCCGGGTGAAGTTCGTCGCGCTGACGGTCGCGCCCGATGTGCAGGACGCGCGGATCGCCGATCCCGGCCGCGCCGCCTTTGGCAAGCTGCGCGATGTTGCCCTGCTGCGCGCGATTCGGACTGAATGCGATCGCTGCATGACGGCCATGCCCGTGCCGATGCTCAGCCTTGATACCGGCCTGTTTACACCCGATCAGGCCGCCGAACGGATCGTCGCCCTGCTATAG
- a CDS encoding 5'-methylthioadenosine/S-adenosylhomocysteine nucleosidase (Enables the cleavage of the glycosidic bond in both 5'-methylthioadenosine and S-adenosylhomocysteine) produces the protein MTAACERIGTKSILFVMAVEAEYGPQLRARFSPLMTGVGPVEAALTTGMALHDLARQDALPDLVLCLGSAGSRICPLGEIYQIASVSWRDMDASRLGFTKGVTPFIDHPVDLPLTTPLALPLARLSTGANIVGGEEYAAIDADMVDMETFAVARACARFGVPLMGLRGVSDGPGELDHVDGWTALLGLLDERLALAVDGLEAALREPAL, from the coding sequence ATGACAGCGGCGTGCGAACGGATCGGAACGAAAAGCATCCTCTTCGTCATGGCGGTGGAGGCCGAATATGGACCACAACTGCGCGCGCGCTTCTCGCCCCTGATGACCGGCGTCGGTCCTGTCGAGGCGGCGCTGACAACCGGCATGGCGCTGCATGATCTGGCGCGGCAGGACGCGTTGCCCGACCTTGTCCTGTGTCTGGGATCAGCCGGATCGCGCATCTGTCCGCTGGGCGAAATCTATCAGATCGCCAGCGTGTCCTGGCGCGACATGGATGCCTCCCGCCTTGGCTTCACCAAAGGGGTGACGCCCTTTATCGATCATCCGGTCGACCTGCCGCTGACGACGCCCCTCGCCCTGCCGCTGGCCCGGCTGTCGACCGGGGCGAATATCGTCGGCGGGGAGGAATATGCCGCGATCGACGCCGACATGGTCGATATGGAGACGTTCGCGGTGGCGCGCGCCTGCGCCCGCTTCGGCGTGCCGCTGATGGGGCTGCGCGGCGTGTCCGACGGGCCGGGTGAACTCGACCATGTCGACGGCTGGACCGCGCTGCTCGGCCTGCTGGACGAACGACTGGCGCTGGCGGTCGACGGGCTGGAAGCGGCGCTGCGCGAACCGGCGCTATAG
- a CDS encoding DUF6961 family protein, protein MPLDDWELWACAQQVIKQHGAKAPLHVAARIAELATEGDADGVQAWQAIAARVDQLMDYRTGRPLSRQ, encoded by the coding sequence ATGCCGCTGGACGACTGGGAGCTATGGGCCTGCGCCCAGCAGGTCATCAAACAGCATGGCGCCAAGGCTCCACTGCATGTCGCTGCCCGGATCGCCGAGCTTGCGACCGAGGGCGACGCGGATGGGGTGCAGGCGTGGCAGGCTATCGCCGCACGGGTCGATCAGTTAATGGATTATCGGACTGGCCGTCCGCTGAGCCGGCAGTGA
- a CDS encoding TIGR04255 family protein has product MAEKSATVSYQAPPIIEAVIQMIFAEPLSDAQQRKLARKLKKNYANVSPTAQITSRFDPVSVNLDIMKEEQERFSSADQADILILMQVGLTWSRLAPYQGWDAFIARVRADLDLIYDVLGVRKLARMGVRYINRLDVPIVDGVASYEHYIAINISLPTEIPVVEQYGWRLERHLADKGALVILQSASGVQEVPGTNAFLLDIDVICTVDLPLKLDAIFTKLEDMRQIKNDHFEMAITPKARETFSL; this is encoded by the coding sequence GTGGCCGAGAAGTCAGCGACTGTTTCATATCAGGCTCCCCCCATTATCGAAGCCGTCATACAGATGATTTTTGCTGAGCCGTTATCCGATGCGCAACAACGTAAGCTCGCCAGAAAGCTGAAAAAGAACTACGCAAACGTTAGTCCGACCGCCCAGATCACTAGCAGGTTTGATCCAGTTTCGGTGAACCTCGACATAATGAAAGAGGAGCAAGAGCGATTTTCTTCGGCCGATCAGGCCGACATTTTAATCCTCATGCAGGTCGGCCTGACATGGTCCCGGCTGGCTCCTTACCAGGGCTGGGACGCGTTCATCGCACGCGTTCGCGCTGACTTGGATTTGATCTACGATGTGCTTGGTGTCCGCAAGTTGGCGCGGATGGGTGTGCGCTATATCAATCGCCTGGACGTGCCAATTGTCGACGGCGTAGCTAGCTACGAACATTACATCGCAATCAATATATCGTTGCCGACTGAGATCCCGGTGGTCGAGCAATATGGATGGCGGCTAGAGCGCCACCTTGCTGACAAAGGGGCGTTAGTGATTCTTCAGTCCGCCTCTGGGGTGCAGGAGGTACCTGGTACTAATGCATTCCTGCTCGACATCGATGTTATTTGTACGGTCGATCTCCCGTTGAAACTTGACGCGATCTTCACAAAATTAGAGGATATGCGTCAGATAAAGAATGACCATTTTGAAATGGCTATCACACCTAAGGCTCGGGAAACCTTTTCGCTATGA
- a CDS encoding SGNH/GDSL hydrolase family protein codes for MQIGLSLSLTALRASGGTPTPTPTPGASATTFALAPAVHYHPASQSATLDGSSRLVSLADMQGLAALAAISGTTAPKQMTDGLGRKFLRFNGAEAAAIANALVLNNRQFTAMLVGRAHHGRNTLQFLNPRFATYTSASVNTRANSSIGYMRGTVTSSSAPFLQAGSPAGSTNATDAYKVVPGCQMQVMTVASRTTANGGTRLMINNDICDVAQQTTSVTGYIGAVVGAQAASADNTETPVTSVNNTFDLYELILWSGELTNAQVVAAAAAAVSNYAIAQLESQLVLAGDSITDGIATSLATSPAYCGNVASYLTDPGAEQIPSNVRVINHGESGNQISHLVTKRDATNSVFGAKYPGGATKNIVAVQIGRNDMSQSLGQQNSAMFYASLVALINTASTGYLQRGWKVVEVANIAGPTTAVTTNVIAGEDTIQKRIEAVRILVADTTNHVPNATFLTDCLAGTGQTYDGLLSVLHLYDVTVGGDTKFKTAADAQDTASGYYDSDFTHLRAEGCQLMATGGDTPAYGYGAIV; via the coding sequence ATGCAGATCGGCCTCTCGCTTTCGCTGACGGCGCTACGAGCGAGCGGCGGGACGCCCACTCCTACCCCGACGCCCGGCGCATCGGCAACGACCTTCGCCCTGGCACCGGCAGTCCATTACCACCCGGCCAGCCAATCCGCGACGCTGGACGGCTCCAGCCGTCTCGTCTCTTTGGCTGACATGCAGGGACTGGCGGCGCTGGCCGCCATATCCGGCACGACCGCGCCGAAGCAGATGACCGATGGGCTGGGCCGCAAATTCCTGCGCTTCAACGGTGCCGAAGCGGCTGCGATCGCCAACGCCCTGGTCCTCAACAATCGCCAGTTCACGGCGATGCTGGTCGGCCGCGCCCACCATGGGCGCAACACGCTCCAGTTTCTCAATCCGCGCTTCGCGACCTATACGAGCGCCAGCGTCAACACGCGGGCCAACTCGTCCATCGGCTATATGCGCGGGACCGTCACCAGCAGCAGCGCGCCGTTTTTGCAGGCCGGTAGCCCTGCCGGCTCCACCAACGCGACGGACGCCTATAAGGTTGTGCCAGGCTGCCAAATGCAGGTGATGACCGTTGCATCCCGCACCACCGCGAACGGCGGCACGCGGCTGATGATCAACAATGATATCTGCGACGTGGCGCAGCAGACAACCAGCGTCACCGGCTATATCGGCGCGGTGGTCGGCGCGCAGGCCGCATCGGCGGACAACACCGAAACGCCCGTTACAAGTGTCAACAATACGTTTGACCTGTATGAGTTGATCTTGTGGTCGGGCGAACTGACCAACGCGCAGGTTGTCGCCGCCGCTGCGGCGGCTGTCTCTAACTATGCCATCGCGCAACTCGAAAGTCAGTTGGTGCTGGCGGGCGACAGCATTACCGATGGCATCGCCACGTCGCTGGCTACATCGCCGGCCTATTGCGGCAATGTAGCCAGCTACCTGACCGATCCGGGGGCAGAACAGATCCCGTCCAATGTCCGCGTCATCAACCACGGCGAGAGCGGCAACCAGATCAGCCATCTGGTCACAAAGCGCGACGCGACGAACTCGGTGTTCGGCGCGAAATATCCGGGCGGGGCCACCAAGAATATCGTGGCCGTCCAGATCGGCCGCAACGACATGTCGCAGTCTCTGGGCCAGCAGAACAGCGCGATGTTCTACGCGTCGCTGGTGGCGCTCATCAACACCGCCTCAACGGGCTATCTCCAGCGCGGATGGAAGGTGGTGGAAGTCGCCAATATCGCCGGGCCGACGACGGCGGTGACGACCAATGTCATTGCAGGCGAGGATACGATCCAGAAGCGGATCGAGGCGGTACGCATCCTTGTGGCGGATACGACCAATCACGTCCCGAACGCCACCTTCCTGACCGATTGCCTCGCCGGGACGGGTCAAACTTATGACGGGTTGTTGAGCGTGCTGCACCTCTACGATGTGACAGTCGGCGGAGATACCAAGTTCAAAACCGCCGCCGACGCGCAGGACACTGCATCGGGCTATTATGACAGCGACTTTACCCATTTGCGGGCGGAGGGGTGCCAGTTGATGGCGACCGGCGGGGACACGCCGGCTTATGGCTATGGGGCTATCGTCTGA
- a CDS encoding DUF6527 family protein translates to MTAISSILRSVEGGGVKFFCPGCKEMHHVPFGDGPGPRWGYNGDPEKPTFTPSILVRSGHYVPGHEGEICWCNWDDKDEFPDLQCSVCHSFVTDGLIQFLGDCTHGLAGQTVPIPALPCGNAP, encoded by the coding sequence ATGACCGCGATTTCCTCGATCCTGCGCAGCGTCGAGGGCGGCGGGGTGAAGTTCTTCTGCCCCGGCTGCAAGGAAATGCATCATGTCCCCTTTGGAGACGGGCCGGGCCCGCGCTGGGGCTATAATGGCGACCCTGAAAAACCGACCTTCACGCCATCGATCCTCGTTCGGTCTGGCCACTATGTGCCCGGCCATGAGGGCGAAATATGCTGGTGCAATTGGGATGACAAGGACGAGTTTCCAGATTTGCAATGTAGTGTCTGCCACAGCTTCGTGACTGATGGGTTAATCCAGTTCTTGGGCGACTGCACGCATGGCCTAGCCGGGCAAACTGTCCCCATCCCTGCGCTTCCATGCGGGAATGCTCCATGA
- a CDS encoding glycoside hydrolase family 108 protein → MTIDAMIDEVIAREGGYSNHPADRGGPTNFGITEQVARAYGYAGAMQALARATAVSIYKARYWTQPGFDKIAAICPAIGHEMFDTGINMGVGTAGRFLQRALNALNRGAADYPDLTVDGAAGAMTRAALKAFMAKRGAAGGEVLRKALDALQGERYIEIAEASPSQEAFVYGWLANRLGVLS, encoded by the coding sequence ATGACCATTGACGCGATGATCGACGAGGTCATCGCCCGTGAGGGCGGTTACAGCAATCACCCTGCCGATCGCGGCGGGCCGACGAATTTCGGCATTACCGAACAGGTTGCCCGCGCCTATGGCTATGCCGGCGCAATGCAGGCGCTCGCCCGCGCGACGGCGGTATCGATCTACAAGGCGCGCTATTGGACACAGCCGGGCTTCGACAAGATCGCGGCCATCTGCCCGGCGATCGGCCATGAGATGTTCGACACCGGCATCAACATGGGCGTCGGCACGGCAGGCCGGTTCCTTCAGCGCGCGCTCAACGCGCTGAACCGGGGCGCGGCCGATTATCCTGACCTCACCGTTGACGGCGCGGCCGGCGCCATGACCCGCGCCGCGCTCAAGGCGTTCATGGCGAAGCGGGGCGCGGCGGGTGGCGAAGTGCTGCGCAAGGCGCTCGATGCGCTCCAGGGCGAGCGCTACATCGAGATTGCGGAGGCAAGTCCCAGCCAGGAGGCGTTCGTCTATGGCTGGCTGGCGAACAGGCTGGGGGTGCTGTCATGA